A genomic region of Candidatus Omnitrophota bacterium contains the following coding sequences:
- the gltB gene encoding glutamate synthase large subunit — protein sequence MKAQGLYDPIFEHDSCGVGFVCNIKGDKSNAIIKQGVEVLHRLSHRGAVGSDPKTGDGAGILIQIPHGFFKKVAQENNIDLPDLASYGSGLIFLPQDDEERKFCKETFENVIEEQNQILLGWRTLPINDSDIGEGAKSTQPVFEHIFIGKNESIKDELDFERKLYVIRKQVERIIFESELKQKKSFYITNISCRTLSYKGLLMPGQIDNFFLDLKDESMKSAMCLVHSRYSTNTFPTWNLAQPFRFLAHNGEINTLRGNVNGVSARERLLSSELFGTDIEKLKPVIVEGGSDSAAIDNFFELLVLSGRPLEHVMMMLIPVAWEHDLHMSKELRDFYKYHACFIEPWDGPAAIAFTDGKNIGAILDRNGLRPARYIVTNDDFVVMASEVGVLDIDPANIKVSGRLEPGKIFFIDTKSGRIVEDSEIKTAVSMRSPYGKWNEESMVDLDKLISGGASNKKPQDLLSQLKAFGCSREDLKMVIKPMAFEGKEPVGSMGSDIPHAFLSKKPQVLFSYFKQLFAQVTNPPIDSIREKLVMSLESFIGPEKNILDETPKHSHKLRVKNPILTNEDLEKIRDININSFKTKTIYTFFDAASGKDGFLRALDRICFEAEYAIEQGYSFIILSDRGADKDNIALPSLLATSAIHQYLVKKTIRSQVALVIESGEPREVHHFALLFGYGADCVNPYLAYEAVEYLIKEKEINLDIKEALKNYNKSIIDGLLKILSKMGISTLRSYRGAQIFEALGLDSGLINKYFTGTVTRIGGVSLDGIIDETIQRHKEAYAERSLDGAYLTSGGVYQWKKDGEFHLWNPESIASLQDAASNADYEKYKEFAGLINDQSKNPTTLRSLLKFNKSKVNAISIDEVEPAENILKRFVTGAMSFGSISGAAHETIAIAMNRIGGKSNTGEGGEDPNRFITLPNGDSRRSAIKQVASGRFGVTINYLVNADEIQIKIAQGAKPGEGGQLPGHKVSEIIARTRYTTPGVTLISPPPHHDIYSIEDLAQLIFDLKNANPKARVSVKLVSEVGVGTVAAGVAKGHADMILISGGDGGTGASPRSSIRYAGLPWELGLSETHQTLLLNNLRSRVRLQTDGQMRTGRDVAIAALLGAEEYGFCSAVLVVIGCVMLRHCHLNNCSVGVATQDSILQKRFRGRPEYIVNYFHFVVQELREIMSCLGLRTIDEMIGRTDLLELNQEIIPEKAKGVDYSKILYKPELPENVGKYCTIKQDSGLDYVLDKKLIKMWEESVQKNEPVRISTEINNTNRACGAMLSGEICRRCGDNVLLEDTVICKFKGIAGQSFGAFLAKGVTFELEGLANDYVGKGISGGKIIIYPDKKVDYKLDENIIIGNTSFYGAISGEAYISGVAGERFCVRNSGLYAVVEGVGDHGCEYMTGGRVVVLGRTGRNFAAGMSGGIAYVYDEENSLKDKCNLDMVRLERIKGDDKDTVYHLLSNHYKYTNSIKAKKILENIQEYLKKFVRVIPIEYKRILEGIKLEEKLDIAEALDG from the coding sequence ATGAAAGCTCAAGGTTTGTATGACCCTATCTTTGAACATGATTCTTGCGGAGTGGGGTTTGTTTGCAATATTAAAGGAGATAAATCCAACGCCATCATAAAACAGGGCGTTGAGGTTTTACACCGTTTATCGCATCGCGGGGCTGTTGGTTCTGACCCAAAGACCGGAGACGGGGCAGGGATTTTAATCCAGATTCCTCACGGCTTTTTTAAGAAAGTAGCGCAGGAGAATAATATTGATTTGCCGGATTTAGCTTCTTATGGCAGCGGGTTAATATTCCTGCCTCAGGATGATGAGGAACGTAAATTCTGTAAAGAAACATTTGAGAATGTTATTGAAGAACAGAATCAAATATTACTGGGTTGGCGTACTCTGCCGATAAACGATTCTGATATCGGAGAGGGGGCAAAAAGCACCCAGCCGGTTTTTGAACATATCTTTATCGGTAAGAATGAAAGCATAAAAGATGAATTAGATTTTGAAAGGAAGCTTTATGTTATCAGAAAACAGGTTGAGAGGATAATTTTTGAATCTGAATTAAAGCAAAAGAAATCTTTTTACATTACTAATATTTCCTGCCGTACGTTATCCTACAAAGGTTTGCTTATGCCCGGGCAGATTGATAATTTCTTTCTTGATCTTAAAGATGAATCTATGAAAAGTGCCATGTGCCTTGTGCATTCGCGTTATTCAACCAACACTTTTCCTACTTGGAATTTGGCACAGCCTTTTAGATTTTTAGCACACAACGGTGAGATTAATACTTTGCGTGGAAATGTAAATGGAGTCAGTGCCCGGGAACGCCTGCTTTCAAGTGAATTATTTGGGACCGATATAGAGAAGCTTAAGCCGGTTATAGTTGAAGGCGGAAGTGATTCTGCGGCAATTGACAATTTCTTTGAACTACTGGTTTTGTCGGGAAGGCCGCTCGAACATGTCATGATGATGCTTATTCCCGTAGCATGGGAACACGATTTGCATATGAGTAAGGAGCTGAGGGATTTTTATAAATATCATGCCTGTTTTATTGAGCCTTGGGATGGCCCGGCTGCGATTGCTTTTACTGACGGGAAAAATATCGGTGCAATCCTTGATAGAAACGGATTGCGTCCCGCCCGTTACATTGTTACAAATGATGATTTTGTGGTTATGGCTTCTGAAGTCGGGGTTTTAGATATTGACCCTGCCAACATTAAAGTTTCTGGAAGGTTAGAGCCGGGTAAAATATTTTTTATTGATACTAAGTCAGGAAGGATAGTTGAAGATTCTGAGATTAAAACAGCTGTTTCTATGCGTTCTCCTTATGGAAAATGGAATGAAGAGAGCATGGTTGATTTGGATAAGCTGATTAGCGGTGGGGCAAGCAATAAAAAACCACAAGACTTGCTCTCTCAGCTTAAAGCTTTTGGCTGTTCGCGGGAAGATTTAAAAATGGTTATAAAGCCTATGGCTTTTGAAGGAAAGGAGCCTGTGGGTTCCATGGGAAGTGATATCCCACATGCCTTTTTGTCAAAGAAACCGCAAGTCCTGTTTAGTTATTTCAAACAACTCTTTGCTCAGGTAACCAATCCTCCGATTGATTCAATTAGAGAGAAACTTGTAATGAGCTTGGAGAGTTTTATCGGCCCGGAGAAAAACATCCTTGATGAGACGCCTAAACATAGCCATAAGTTAAGAGTAAAGAATCCTATTTTAACCAATGAAGACCTTGAGAAAATCAGGGACATCAATATTAATAGTTTTAAAACAAAGACCATATATACTTTTTTTGATGCAGCAAGCGGGAAAGACGGTTTCTTGCGCGCCCTTGATAGGATTTGTTTTGAAGCGGAATATGCAATTGAACAAGGATATTCATTTATTATTTTAAGCGATAGGGGCGCGGATAAAGATAATATTGCTCTTCCTTCGCTTTTGGCAACGAGTGCGATTCACCAGTATCTTGTGAAGAAAACCATACGTTCACAGGTTGCTCTTGTGATTGAAAGCGGAGAGCCAAGAGAAGTGCATCATTTCGCCCTGCTTTTTGGTTATGGAGCGGATTGTGTTAATCCATACCTTGCCTATGAAGCGGTGGAATATCTGATTAAAGAAAAGGAGATTAATTTAGATATTAAGGAAGCTTTAAAAAATTATAACAAGTCAATAATAGACGGATTATTAAAGATTCTTTCAAAGATGGGGATTTCAACGCTTAGGAGTTATCGCGGAGCGCAGATATTTGAAGCACTTGGTCTGGATAGTGGGCTTATCAATAAATATTTTACCGGAACTGTTACACGAATTGGCGGAGTTAGCTTAGATGGAATAATTGATGAAACTATACAAAGGCATAAAGAAGCATATGCCGAAAGAAGTTTAGACGGTGCGTATTTAACCAGCGGCGGGGTTTACCAGTGGAAAAAAGACGGAGAATTCCATCTCTGGAATCCCGAAAGCATAGCTAGTTTGCAGGATGCGGCCAGTAATGCGGATTACGAAAAATATAAGGAGTTTGCCGGTTTAATCAATGACCAGTCGAAAAACCCGACTACATTAAGGAGCCTGCTTAAATTTAATAAATCAAAGGTTAATGCTATCTCTATTGATGAAGTTGAGCCGGCGGAAAATATCCTGAAGCGTTTTGTAACAGGAGCGATGAGTTTTGGCTCGATAAGTGGGGCGGCGCATGAAACAATAGCAATTGCCATGAACCGTATCGGAGGAAAATCCAACACCGGAGAAGGCGGAGAGGACCCCAATAGATTTATAACTTTGCCTAATGGAGATTCAAGAAGAAGTGCAATTAAGCAGGTTGCATCTGGCAGGTTTGGCGTAACCATAAATTATCTTGTTAATGCTGATGAAATTCAGATAAAAATTGCTCAGGGAGCTAAGCCTGGAGAAGGCGGCCAATTGCCGGGGCATAAAGTAAGCGAGATAATTGCCCGCACCAGATATACAACCCCCGGAGTTACTTTGATATCTCCGCCGCCCCATCATGATATATATTCTATTGAGGATTTAGCACAGTTAATCTTTGATTTAAAAAACGCAAATCCAAAAGCGCGTGTTAGCGTAAAACTTGTTTCTGAAGTTGGAGTTGGGACTGTTGCAGCAGGTGTTGCCAAAGGGCATGCGGATATGATCCTTATTTCCGGCGGAGACGGTGGTACGGGAGCATCCCCCAGAAGTTCTATAAGATATGCCGGCCTCCCATGGGAGTTGGGGCTTTCTGAAACACACCAGACCCTTTTGCTAAATAATCTGCGTTCAAGAGTCCGCCTGCAAACTGATGGGCAGATGCGCACAGGTCGTGATGTTGCGATTGCAGCGTTACTTGGAGCAGAAGAATATGGTTTTTGCTCGGCAGTACTTGTAGTTATCGGATGCGTAATGTTAAGGCATTGCCATCTTAATAATTGCTCTGTTGGCGTTGCTACACAGGACAGTATTTTACAAAAAAGGTTTAGGGGCAGGCCGGAATATATCGTGAATTATTTTCATTTTGTAGTCCAGGAATTACGCGAAATAATGTCTTGCCTTGGTTTAAGAACTATTGATGAGATGATCGGGAGGACCGATCTTCTGGAATTAAATCAGGAGATAATCCCTGAGAAAGCAAAGGGAGTGGATTATTCTAAAATACTATACAAGCCAGAGCTTCCGGAAAATGTTGGGAAATATTGTACAATAAAGCAAGATAGCGGGTTAGATTATGTCCTTGATAAAAAACTAATCAAGATGTGGGAGGAAAGCGTCCAGAAGAATGAACCAGTAAGAATTTCTACGGAGATTAACAATACCAACCGAGCTTGCGGAGCGATGTTAAGTGGAGAGATATGCAGGCGATGTGGGGACAATGTGCTTTTAGAAGATACGGTGATTTGTAAGTTTAAAGGTATTGCCGGGCAGAGTTTTGGAGCTTTCCTGGCCAAGGGCGTTACTTTTGAACTGGAAGGGTTAGCCAATGATTATGTTGGGAAAGGCATTTCAGGAGGGAAAATCATAATATATCCTGATAAAAAAGTAGATTACAAACTCGATGAAAATATCATTATAGGGAATACTTCGTTTTATGGGGCAATATCAGGCGAGGCTTATATAAGCGGGGTAGCTGGAGAAAGATTTTGTGTAAGGAATTCCGGGCTGTATGCAGTCGTGGAGGGGGTTGGTGACCATGGGTGCGAATATATGACAGGCGGAAGAGTGGTGGTTTTAGGCAGGACAGGGAGAAATTTTGCCGCAGGCATGTCGGGAGGAATTGCTTATGTGTATGATGAAGAGAATTCCCTTAAAGATAAATGTAATTTGGATATGGTGAGATTAGAAAGAATCAAGGGCGATGATAAAGATACGGTTTATCATTTGCTTAGTAATCACTATAAATACACGAATAGTATTAAAGCTAAAAAAATACTTGAGAATATCCAGGAGTATCTTAAAAAATTCGTCAGGGTTATACCGATAGAATATAAGCGTATCCTAGAAGGAATAAAATTAGAGGAAAAGCTTGATATAGCGGAGGCGCTAGATGGGTAA
- a CDS encoding helix-turn-helix domain-containing protein produces the protein MTDVNAQEIERALKELDRMFLKEQEGKIYHIMLDSLEKSLIKNTLIVTFGNQKKAARLLGINRNTLRAKIKKLGISISEVKL, from the coding sequence ATGACAGACGTTAATGCACAAGAAATCGAAAGAGCACTTAAAGAATTAGACAGGATGTTCCTTAAGGAGCAGGAAGGAAAGATTTATCATATTATGCTAGATTCGCTAGAGAAGTCGTTAATTAAGAATACGTTAATTGTTACTTTTGGAAATCAGAAGAAGGCTGCTAGATTATTGGGCATAAACAGAAATACCCTGCGCGCAAAGATTAAGAAGCTGGGTATTTCTATAAGCGAGGTAAAGCTATGA
- a CDS encoding glutamine synthetase III has translation MSIRQEVLFKIKNIDLDKNNHSKKVSSYFGENTFSVETMRKHISKNTFDAFKSWMSEGVIISLQQANEIADAMKEWAMSKGATYYTHWFQPMTGLTAEKHDSFISFVDNGKVIEKFSGSKLIQGEPDASSFPSGGIRATFEARGYTAWDPSSPAFIIESTLGKTLCIPTIFISYHGAALDKKLPLIRSDEALNKAAVGLLKLFGHKDIKKVFSTCGPEQEYFLIDKHYYNLRQDLVMAGRTLVGAPSPKGQQLEDQYFGTIKERVVNFMFEVAEEAYKLGIPVMTRHNEVAPHQYEFAPIFEESNLAADHNQLLMELLKKVALRHNLVCLLHEKPFAGINGSGKHLNWSLADDKGNNLLNPGQTPEDNLQFLAVLAAVLRAVYIHGDLLRSSVALAGNEHRLGANEAPPAIISVFLGEQLTKVLEMLEKGAKTKVSKRDIIDLGIARLPKFNKDSTDRNRTSPFAFTGAKFEFRAVGSSQNISTPIAVINTIIAESLDYVASEIKKVTSTGKDFNSSVLKVISAIVKETKDIRFEGNNYSPEWVKEAKKRGLPNIAATYQALEVLTQGKNIALFEKYKVYSKEELIARYHIWVHMYNLTLEIEANTLNEMVNASVVPAGYKYELLLARTLKELVNLKKSEGLKVDLGALNDKKSHYSDVVEKIYYVRRNAGEMVKLLEQAKELNNESRAKLYFEELKPLMEHIRKHVDALEAVVSDDAWDLPKYREMLFVD, from the coding sequence ATGAGTATAAGGCAGGAAGTTTTATTTAAAATTAAAAATATAGACTTAGATAAGAATAATCATTCTAAAAAAGTCTCCAGCTATTTTGGCGAGAATACGTTTAGTGTTGAGACGATGCGTAAGCATATCTCAAAGAATACTTTTGATGCATTCAAATCCTGGATGTCCGAGGGTGTTATTATTAGTTTGCAGCAGGCAAATGAGATTGCCGATGCGATGAAAGAATGGGCGATGTCTAAGGGCGCAACATATTACACCCATTGGTTCCAGCCGATGACCGGGTTAACAGCAGAAAAGCACGATAGTTTCATTTCTTTTGTAGATAATGGCAAGGTGATTGAGAAGTTTTCTGGGTCGAAGTTAATCCAAGGCGAGCCCGATGCTTCAAGTTTTCCTTCAGGTGGTATCCGTGCAACATTCGAAGCAAGAGGATACACTGCATGGGATCCTTCAAGCCCCGCATTTATCATTGAAAGCACATTAGGTAAAACACTTTGTATCCCTACGATTTTTATCTCATATCATGGTGCTGCTCTTGATAAGAAATTACCACTCATCCGTTCTGACGAAGCACTAAATAAGGCAGCAGTTGGTTTGTTAAAGCTTTTCGGCCATAAGGATATTAAAAAAGTATTTTCTACCTGTGGTCCGGAACAGGAATATTTTTTGATTGATAAACATTATTATAATTTACGTCAAGATTTGGTTATGGCAGGGCGTACTTTAGTCGGTGCCCCATCCCCCAAGGGCCAGCAATTAGAAGATCAGTATTTCGGCACAATCAAAGAACGCGTAGTTAATTTTATGTTTGAAGTTGCCGAAGAAGCCTACAAATTAGGTATCCCGGTAATGACAAGGCATAATGAAGTAGCCCCTCATCAGTATGAATTCGCTCCAATCTTTGAGGAATCTAATCTTGCTGCGGACCATAATCAGCTTCTTATGGAATTATTAAAGAAAGTAGCTCTGCGGCACAATCTAGTTTGCTTGCTTCATGAGAAACCATTTGCCGGAATCAATGGGAGCGGAAAGCATCTTAACTGGTCATTGGCTGATGATAAAGGGAATAACTTGCTTAATCCCGGGCAGACCCCTGAAGATAATTTACAATTCTTAGCTGTGTTAGCAGCGGTTTTGCGGGCAGTATACATTCACGGAGATTTATTGCGTTCTTCAGTTGCTTTAGCAGGAAACGAACATCGCTTGGGTGCCAATGAAGCGCCTCCGGCAATTATCAGTGTTTTCTTAGGAGAGCAGTTGACTAAAGTCTTGGAGATGCTTGAAAAGGGAGCAAAGACCAAAGTTTCAAAGCGCGATATTATTGATTTAGGTATTGCAAGGCTGCCTAAGTTCAACAAAGATTCAACTGATAGGAATCGCACCTCACCTTTTGCATTTACTGGGGCAAAGTTTGAATTTAGGGCAGTTGGTTCATCGCAGAATATTTCAACACCTATCGCAGTAATTAATACTATTATTGCTGAGAGCCTTGATTATGTGGCAAGTGAGATTAAAAAGGTCACCTCAACAGGAAAAGATTTTAATTCCTCGGTTTTAAAAGTAATTAGTGCGATTGTTAAAGAAACTAAAGATATCCGTTTTGAAGGGAATAACTATTCTCCGGAGTGGGTTAAAGAAGCTAAAAAGAGAGGGCTTCCTAATATCGCGGCAACCTACCAAGCATTAGAGGTTTTAACTCAAGGCAAGAATATAGCTCTTTTTGAAAAGTATAAAGTTTATTCAAAAGAAGAGCTTATTGCCCGCTACCATATTTGGGTGCATATGTATAACCTTACTTTGGAGATTGAGGCAAATACTTTAAATGAGATGGTTAATGCTTCAGTTGTCCCTGCAGGATATAAATATGAGTTACTTCTTGCTCGCACGCTTAAGGAACTTGTTAATCTAAAGAAGTCAGAAGGCCTTAAGGTTGATTTAGGCGCGCTTAATGACAAGAAATCCCATTATAGTGATGTTGTTGAGAAGATCTATTATGTCAGGCGCAATGCTGGTGAGATGGTGAAATTGCTTGAACAAGCCAAAGAGCTTAATAATGAAAGCCGGGCTAAGCTATACTTTGAGGAACTTAAGCCTTTAATGGAACATATCAGAAAACATGTGGATGCTCTGGAGGCTGTTGTTTCAGACGATGCTTGGGATTTACCTAAATACAGGGAGATGTTGTTTGTAGATTAA
- a CDS encoding P-II family nitrogen regulator translates to MKLIIAIIQPDKLEEVKEELYNAEVNLITVNEVLGHGRQKGVTEIYRGAKETGNLLRKIRLEIAVNDNYVEPTIKAIIKGAKTGETGDGKIFVLDLKECVRIRTEERGSLAIG, encoded by the coding sequence ATGAAATTAATTATAGCGATTATTCAGCCGGACAAATTAGAAGAAGTAAAAGAAGAATTATATAATGCAGAGGTAAATCTTATTACGGTTAATGAAGTGTTGGGGCACGGCCGTCAAAAGGGAGTAACCGAGATTTACCGTGGAGCAAAGGAGACCGGGAATCTTTTGCGTAAAATTCGTCTTGAGATTGCCGTAAATGATAACTATGTAGAGCCGACGATCAAGGCAATTATCAAAGGAGCAAAGACCGGGGAAACAGGTGATGGTAAGATTTTTGTTTTGGATTTAAAAGAGTGCGTACGCATACGGACAGAAGAGCGCGGAAGTTTGGCAATTGGTTAA
- a CDS encoding ammonium transporter, with protein MINSGDTAWVLISSALVLLMTPALAFFYGGMVRRKNVLSVLMQCFIVMCVLSIHWVLIGYSLSFAPAKAFWGGFAWAGLRGVGLEPYADYAGTIPHQAFMIFQCMFAIITPALIIGAFAERMKFSAFLVFTLLWATFVYAPLCHWVWGVGGFLRNIGALDFAGGTVVHINAGIAAIITAIVLGKRTNLEKNIPTPHNMPFVVLGTGLLWFGWFGFNAGSSLAANGLAVNAFVVTNTAAAAAGLSWALIEWMHNGKPTIFGLCSGAVAGLVAITPAAGFVSVIPAIIIGLLVSVFCFIAVTVVKPKFGYDDSLDAFGVHCVGGIWGALATGLFASKAVNAAGANGLFFGNPKQFFVQLAAVGITIVFTGVLTVVIYKIVDLFIGVRVDEKSELMGLDLTQHRERAYTVLE; from the coding sequence ATGATAAATTCCGGAGATACAGCATGGGTTTTAATATCGTCAGCTTTAGTCTTACTTATGACCCCGGCTTTAGCGTTTTTCTATGGCGGGATGGTCAGGCGTAAAAATGTGCTTAGCGTTTTGATGCAATGTTTTATCGTTATGTGTGTATTGAGTATCCACTGGGTGTTAATTGGGTATAGCCTTTCTTTTGCTCCTGCGAAAGCTTTCTGGGGAGGATTTGCCTGGGCAGGTTTACGCGGGGTAGGCTTAGAGCCGTATGCAGATTACGCTGGGACAATTCCTCATCAGGCATTTATGATTTTCCAGTGTATGTTTGCAATTATAACTCCTGCTTTAATAATCGGTGCTTTTGCCGAGAGGATGAAATTTTCCGCATTTTTGGTTTTTACTCTTCTCTGGGCGACATTTGTTTATGCTCCGCTTTGCCATTGGGTCTGGGGAGTGGGAGGTTTCTTGCGTAATATAGGTGCGCTTGATTTTGCCGGAGGCACAGTTGTGCATATTAATGCCGGGATTGCAGCAATTATAACCGCAATTGTATTGGGCAAGAGGACTAATTTAGAAAAGAATATCCCAACTCCTCATAACATGCCTTTTGTAGTCTTGGGGACGGGTTTATTATGGTTTGGTTGGTTCGGATTTAATGCGGGCAGCTCGCTTGCGGCAAATGGTTTAGCAGTAAATGCATTTGTAGTTACGAATACTGCGGCTGCAGCTGCGGGTTTAAGCTGGGCGCTGATTGAATGGATGCATAATGGAAAGCCGACAATATTTGGTTTGTGTTCTGGAGCAGTTGCCGGGTTAGTTGCGATTACTCCGGCTGCGGGTTTTGTCAGTGTTATTCCTGCGATAATAATCGGGTTGTTAGTAAGTGTGTTTTGTTTTATTGCCGTTACTGTAGTAAAACCTAAATTTGGGTATGATGATTCATTGGATGCTTTTGGCGTGCATTGTGTAGGGGGTATTTGGGGCGCTTTAGCAACAGGTTTGTTTGCCTCAAAAGCAGTAAATGCAGCAGGAGCAAATGGATTATTCTTTGGGAACCCTAAGCAATTCTTTGTGCAATTAGCAGCAGTCGGGATTACGATAGTTTTTACAGGGGTCCTTACAGTAGTAATTTACAAAATAGTTGATTTATTTATCGGTGTCAGGGTTGATGAGAAATCGGAGTTAATGGGTTTGGACTTAACTCAGCACCGTGAGAGAGCTTATACGGTTTTAGAGTAG
- a CDS encoding lysophospholipid acyltransferase family protein, whose amino-acid sequence MDLKKIKKSVPRFFGWFGIIFCSLAIKFIPKRCIYGFASGLSSLAYRFAKKQKKIALESLKIAFGEDKPNQELEKIAEDSFNLMAKSAIELMFMMDKPELLRNSVGFENLKNLDQALSRGKGVILVSAHFGNFPLLLARLSQEGYDVSGIMRPMRDERVEKIFLDKRKKYNVKTIYSQPRNVCVDSTIRELRNNAIVFIPIDQNFGTAGVFVDFFGVKAATATGPVVFAQRTQAVLLPCFIVRKDDNKHKIIFDEPIELEEGKDSKETIAINIQRLTNVIELYIRKYPAEWGWIHRRWKSKPS is encoded by the coding sequence ATGGATCTAAAAAAAATAAAAAAAAGCGTCCCTCGGTTTTTTGGCTGGTTTGGAATAATTTTTTGCTCTTTGGCAATTAAATTCATCCCAAAACGCTGTATCTACGGGTTTGCCAGTGGATTATCATCATTAGCCTATCGTTTTGCGAAAAAGCAAAAGAAGATTGCTTTAGAAAGCTTAAAGATCGCTTTTGGCGAGGATAAGCCTAACCAGGAATTAGAGAAGATCGCAGAAGATAGTTTTAACCTTATGGCTAAATCAGCTATTGAGCTTATGTTTATGATGGATAAGCCAGAACTATTAAGAAATAGCGTTGGGTTTGAGAATTTAAAGAATCTTGACCAGGCTCTTTCCCGCGGTAAGGGAGTAATCTTGGTGAGTGCTCATTTTGGGAATTTTCCTTTGCTTTTAGCCCGATTAAGCCAGGAAGGCTATGATGTTTCTGGGATCATGCGGCCAATGCGCGATGAACGCGTTGAAAAAATCTTTTTGGATAAGCGCAAAAAATACAACGTTAAAACAATTTATAGCCAGCCGCGCAATGTTTGTGTTGATTCAACAATCAGGGAATTGCGCAATAACGCGATTGTGTTTATTCCCATAGACCAGAATTTTGGCACTGCCGGGGTTTTTGTAGATTTCTTTGGGGTTAAAGCAGCAACAGCAACCGGCCCGGTTGTTTTCGCACAGCGCACCCAGGCGGTTTTATTGCCTTGCTTTATTGTGAGAAAAGACGATAATAAGCATAAGATTATCTTTGATGAGCCTATAGAGTTAGAAGAAGGGAAAGATTCCAAAGAAACAATTGCTATAAATATCCAAAGATTGACAAATGTGATTGAACTGTATATAAGAAAATACCCTGCTGAATGGGGTTGGATTCACCGTAGATGGAAAAGTAAACCAAGTTAA
- a CDS encoding adenosine-specific kinase — protein sequence MVEIKLVKIKKPDELNFILGQSHFIKTVEDLYEVLMNVPGIKFGLGFVESSGDCKIRCEGNDPELKTLAEENALEIATGHAFIIFIKNAYPINVLNAIKNVPEVCSIYCASANPVEVIIAESQQGRGIIGVIDGFKPKGVESSDDRKCRHDLLRRIGYKL from the coding sequence ATGGTAGAGATAAAGCTTGTTAAAATAAAGAAACCGGATGAGTTAAATTTTATCTTAGGGCAGAGCCATTTTATCAAAACCGTTGAAGATTTGTATGAGGTTTTAATGAATGTTCCGGGAATAAAGTTCGGGCTTGGTTTTGTTGAGTCAAGCGGTGATTGCAAGATAAGGTGTGAAGGAAACGACCCGGAGCTAAAAACGCTTGCCGAAGAGAATGCTCTTGAAATTGCTACCGGGCATGCGTTTATTATTTTTATTAAAAATGCCTACCCTATAAATGTATTAAATGCGATTAAGAATGTCCCTGAAGTTTGCTCAATTTATTGTGCTTCAGCTAATCCTGTTGAGGTGATTATAGCTGAAAGCCAGCAGGGCAGAGGGATTATAGGCGTAATTGATGGGTTTAAGCCCAAAGGCGTAGAGTCAAGTGACGACAGAAAATGCCGGCATGATTTGTTGCGCAGGATCGGATATAAGCTCTAA